A genomic segment from Streptomyces sp. NBC_00459 encodes:
- a CDS encoding DUF692 domain-containing protein encodes MKRPGRLGTGIGWRPEIADAVEAMPGIDWVEAVAENLCPGHLPESLLRLRERGVTVVPHGVSLGLGGADRPAEDQLTALAERAEALGSPLVTEHIAFVRAGGPLTASPLLEAGHLLPVPRTRDALDVLCENVRIAQAALPVPLAVENIAALLAWPDEELTEGQFLYELADRTGVRLLIDVANLHTNHVNRGEDPAKALAELPVEAIAYVHVAGGFERDGVWHDSHAHPVPPQVLDILTDLASRVTPPGVLLERDDNFPEAGELERELAAIRRALDVAAPSETATTQATASATADASVAEPDQAPDSTPARQRLALAQTALLSALVAGTPAPEGFDRVRLGVQSRALGAKRADVVAKVAPELPEILGAGYRPAFLAYAHGHPMSDGYRHDALDFAAYLLFGGQPGSAETPEDTERLRRLREWWLDRSGPAPRSQRPTARLARATRRVLLRR; translated from the coding sequence ATGAAGCGACCGGGGAGACTGGGTACGGGCATCGGATGGCGGCCGGAGATCGCGGACGCCGTGGAAGCCATGCCGGGCATCGACTGGGTCGAGGCCGTGGCCGAGAACCTGTGCCCGGGGCATCTCCCCGAGTCGCTGCTGCGGCTGCGCGAGCGCGGCGTGACGGTCGTCCCGCACGGAGTCTCCCTGGGCCTCGGCGGCGCGGACCGGCCCGCCGAGGACCAGCTCACCGCGCTCGCCGAGCGCGCCGAGGCGCTGGGCTCGCCGCTGGTCACCGAGCACATCGCGTTCGTCCGGGCCGGCGGCCCGCTGACCGCGTCCCCGCTGCTGGAGGCCGGGCACCTGCTGCCCGTCCCCCGCACCCGGGACGCGCTCGACGTGCTGTGCGAGAACGTCCGCATCGCACAGGCGGCACTGCCGGTGCCGCTCGCCGTCGAGAACATCGCCGCGCTCCTCGCCTGGCCCGACGAGGAGCTGACGGAGGGCCAGTTCCTGTACGAACTGGCGGACCGGACCGGCGTACGCCTCCTCATCGATGTCGCCAACCTGCACACGAACCACGTCAACCGGGGTGAGGACCCGGCGAAGGCCCTGGCCGAACTGCCCGTCGAGGCCATCGCGTATGTCCATGTCGCGGGCGGCTTCGAACGGGACGGCGTCTGGCACGACAGCCACGCCCACCCGGTCCCGCCCCAGGTCCTCGACATCCTCACGGACCTCGCCTCCCGGGTCACCCCGCCCGGCGTCCTGCTGGAGCGGGACGACAACTTCCCCGAGGCGGGCGAGCTGGAGCGGGAACTGGCCGCGATCCGCAGGGCGTTGGACGTGGCCGCACCCTCGGAGACGGCGACCACGCAGGCGACGGCTTCGGCGACGGCAGACGCATCGGTGGCCGAACCCGACCAGGCACCCGACTCCACCCCCGCCCGCCAGCGCCTCGCCCTCGCGCAGACCGCGTTGCTCTCCGCGCTCGTCGCGGGGACGCCCGCGCCGGAGGGGTTCGACCGGGTACGGCTCGGGGTGCAGTCGCGGGCGCTCGGGGCCAAGCGGGCCGATGTCGTGGCGAAGGTCGCCCCCGAACTGCCCGAGATCCTCGGGGCCGGATACCGGCCCGCCTTCCTCGCGTACGCGCACGGGCACCCCATGTCCGACGGTTACCGGCACGACGCCCTGGACTTCGCCGCGTATCTGCTGTTCGGCGGGCAGCCCGGGAGCGCCGAGACCCCCGAGGACACGGAGCGCCTGCGTCGGCTGCGCGAGTGGTGGCTCGACCGCTCGGGTCCGGCCCCGCGCTCCCAGCGCCCCACGGCCCGGCTGGCCCGGGCCACCCGACGCGTGCTCCTGCGCCGCTGA
- a CDS encoding DUF4142 domain-containing protein, which translates to MPRKNGTFLVGLAIAGTIGALAYPVFYSYPHRNDATTAAAITGDTVNTQWGPLTPLDRELIVRVRLAGLWELPAGQQAMTKSSNPAVREAAQHLITGHNDLDKRARSVSQQLGVPIPNQPNAQQQGFLDQMTAASAADYDEVWANLLRQAHGNILPVIATVRNQTRNTLVRQLASDTNQTVLDHITILEKTGKIDFQKIAEKAAGPSASPTGPPPPSPGVVPPIAPAVEPTGNPVLSSKPSPPAPGTINTNRPEAPDPNKLAQGQ; encoded by the coding sequence TTGCCCCGCAAGAACGGCACGTTCCTCGTCGGCCTGGCCATCGCAGGCACCATCGGCGCGCTCGCGTACCCCGTGTTCTACTCGTACCCGCACCGTAACGACGCCACGACGGCCGCCGCGATCACCGGAGACACGGTGAACACCCAGTGGGGGCCGCTGACCCCCCTGGACCGCGAACTCATCGTGCGTGTCCGGCTGGCCGGGCTGTGGGAACTGCCCGCGGGGCAACAGGCGATGACGAAGTCCAGCAATCCCGCCGTCCGGGAGGCGGCCCAGCACCTGATCACGGGCCACAACGACCTCGACAAACGTGCGAGGAGCGTCTCCCAGCAGCTCGGTGTCCCGATCCCCAACCAGCCGAACGCGCAGCAGCAGGGCTTCCTGGACCAGATGACGGCGGCCTCGGCCGCGGACTACGACGAGGTCTGGGCGAACCTCCTGCGGCAGGCGCACGGCAACATCCTCCCGGTCATCGCGACGGTGCGGAACCAGACCCGCAACACTCTCGTGCGTCAACTGGCCTCGGACACCAACCAGACCGTGCTCGACCACATCACGATCCTGGAGAAGACCGGCAAGATCGACTTCCAGAAGATCGCCGAGAAGGCCGCCGGACCCAGCGCCAGCCCGACCGGTCCGCCGCCGCCGTCCCCCGGAGTGGTGCCGCCCATCGCGCCCGCCGTGGAGCCGACCGGCAACCCCGTGTTGTCCTCCAAGCCGTCGCCGCCAGCACCCGGCACGATCAACACCAACCGGCCGGAGGCCCCGGACCCCAACAAGCTCGCCCAGGGCCAGTAG